The genome window GAGCTTTATCAATGGCACATCGCGGTAAAAATACCGGTGGTAGCCAGTTTTTCATTGTATTAGAAGCACAACCACATTTAGATGGTGTTCATACTGTATTTGGTCAAGTTGTTGAAGGTATTGATTTGATTGATAAAATTCAACAAGGCGATTTAATGCAAAATGTAACAATAGTAGAAGAGTAAAACATAAAAATCCGGTAGCATAACGCTACCGGATTTTTTATTTTGATTTCATAGTATAAAAGTCAGGCTCATCTTCTTTTATATTTTTACGATAGTCTTGTCCAACAAATTTATTCATACGTTCTTCTGCTTCAGAATGAATTTTTTTCATATCAGCATCAGTTAAATTTTCATG of Negativicutes bacterium contains these proteins:
- a CDS encoding peptidylprolyl isomerase, which produces ALSMAHRGKNTGGSQFFIVLEAQPHLDGVHTVFGQVVEGIDLIDKIQQGDLMQNVTIVEE